In the genome of Hyphobacterium sp. CCMP332, one region contains:
- a CDS encoding TetR/AcrR family transcriptional regulator, producing MEVKLNLRDRIVECARGLFFKMGLRRVTMDDIAGKCGVSKKTIYQHFKDKDTVVLEVTKEYLHQEEHDLQKIHESAKDPIEELVSISKWFRDMLSNMDSSLLHDMKKYHPNSWTIFHQHKEKCIFCSLIENLKEGKKLGLYRSDLKEDIISRFRVESTEMMFKSDFNNLGQFHIRDLQLEIFEHFVYGIVTDKGREIFEKYKRELK from the coding sequence ATGGAGGTCAAATTGAATTTAAGAGATAGAATAGTGGAATGTGCCCGTGGCCTGTTTTTTAAAATGGGATTAAGAAGGGTTACAATGGATGACATTGCCGGGAAGTGTGGCGTATCAAAAAAAACAATTTATCAGCACTTTAAAGATAAGGATACGGTCGTTTTGGAAGTTACAAAGGAATATCTTCATCAGGAAGAACACGATCTGCAAAAAATACATGAGTCGGCAAAAGATCCTATCGAGGAATTGGTGTCCATTTCAAAATGGTTCAGGGATATGCTTTCAAATATGGATTCATCGCTTTTGCATGATATGAAAAAATACCACCCTAATTCCTGGACCATATTTCATCAACATAAAGAAAAGTGCATTTTTTGTTCTTTAATTGAAAACTTAAAAGAAGGAAAAAAGCTGGGGCTTTATCGCTCCGATCTTAAAGAAGATATTATTTCCAGATTTCGTGTTGAAAGTACGGAAATGATGTTTAAATCTGATTTCAATAATCTCGGTCAGTTCCATATTCGCGATTTACAATTGGAAATTTTTGAACACTTTGTGTATGGAATAGTCACCGATAAAGGCAGGGAAATTTTTGAAAAATATAAACGAGAACTAAAATAA
- a CDS encoding glycosyltransferase, translating to MTSTKKLAFYLTSSGYGGLEMNAVNLAVWMKDRGWTIFFYTVKNSRVEQQVKNVELKTQWVQKPNKYFDIKNAFLLANILKKDQVEKIIIFDNHDLSTANYCKKFFNARLKMLYLQQMQFKVKKTSPAHTFRFSGLNYWISPLESLKKQVLQTTKVPESKIVVIPLCLETDRFLKNSISRSMAHKELGLDENKKIIGVLGRIGPTKGQMGVLKAFSLLSKTHKDLDLLIMGEATINEKICLDYEKDCRQFVKENNLKDRVHFRPFRPEVEYFYSAIDIFIMPSKKETYGMVTVEAMLSGVPIIGTNAGGTVDLLENGKLGQLYSFGDANELKEKIENIVLEKYNFSEITIEAKRIAAEKYDNKIMCDQLESLLK from the coding sequence GTGACATCGACTAAAAAACTGGCCTTTTATTTAACTTCTTCCGGTTATGGCGGACTGGAAATGAATGCTGTAAATCTGGCCGTTTGGATGAAAGATAGAGGCTGGACCATATTTTTTTATACCGTAAAAAATTCAAGAGTCGAACAGCAGGTAAAAAATGTAGAGCTCAAAACGCAGTGGGTTCAGAAACCCAATAAATATTTTGATATTAAAAATGCGTTTTTACTGGCCAATATTTTAAAAAAAGATCAGGTTGAGAAAATTATCATTTTTGACAATCACGATTTAAGCACGGCTAATTATTGCAAAAAGTTTTTTAACGCCAGACTGAAAATGCTCTACCTGCAGCAAATGCAGTTCAAAGTTAAAAAGACTTCACCGGCGCATACCTTTCGCTTTTCAGGACTCAATTATTGGATCAGCCCATTGGAATCATTGAAAAAGCAAGTTTTGCAAACCACAAAAGTTCCGGAAAGTAAAATAGTGGTGATTCCGCTTTGCCTTGAAACTGATCGGTTCTTGAAAAATTCGATCAGCAGATCAATGGCACATAAAGAACTCGGTCTCGATGAAAACAAAAAGATCATTGGAGTACTGGGTAGAATCGGACCGACTAAAGGCCAAATGGGAGTGCTAAAAGCATTTTCCCTGCTCTCAAAAACACACAAGGATTTGGACCTCTTAATTATGGGAGAGGCCACCATCAATGAAAAAATATGTCTGGACTACGAAAAAGATTGCAGGCAATTTGTAAAAGAAAACAATCTGAAAGACAGGGTACACTTTCGTCCTTTCCGCCCTGAGGTAGAATATTTTTATTCGGCCATCGACATATTCATTATGCCTTCGAAAAAAGAAACGTATGGCATGGTCACCGTAGAAGCTATGTTATCCGGAGTTCCAATTATTGGAACTAATGCCGGTGGGACGGTTGATTTACTTGAAAACGGTAAACTCGGGCAATTGTATTCATTTGGCGATGCAAATGAACTCAAAGAAAAGATTGAAAATATAGTATTGGAAAAGTACAATTTCAGCGAAATCACTATAGAGGCAAAAAGGATCGCTGCAGAAAAATACGATAATAAAATAATGTGTGATCAATTGGAATCTCTATTAAAATAG